One genomic segment of Salinigranum rubrum includes these proteins:
- a CDS encoding hemolysin family protein — protein sequence MNPVEISLRLVAGLALILTNGFFVAIEFALTRARQFTEDEFVDGNPKLERAWKMTQELELYLTTCQVGITASSIAVGIVAEPALAALFEPFFAGTTLATVGAGALIAYLIINLVHLTHGEQTPTYLGVERSRMVCRYGAAPLHWFYVVISPLITLGDWVAKWTLRLFGVEMTGAWLEAEEDAIESRAQLRNRLSSLLERGEISDERHDEVVGALEAGTTEVREVMVDERDIVFLSTESSVEENLRRISQTPHTRYPLIGSSVEEVEGIVYIPSVVDRTEDLKAGTVTFEELAAPPMTVSADTTISDAIDRFQAERQELAVVLSEGEVVGLLTATDAFEAVMGELEDPLDGRGDPDRSDRGQPSPT from the coding sequence ATGAACCCAGTAGAGATTAGTCTGCGTCTCGTCGCCGGCCTCGCGCTCATTCTGACGAACGGCTTCTTCGTCGCCATCGAGTTCGCGTTGACGCGCGCCCGGCAGTTCACCGAGGACGAGTTCGTGGACGGCAACCCCAAACTCGAACGCGCGTGGAAGATGACACAGGAGCTAGAGCTCTACCTCACGACCTGTCAGGTCGGTATCACCGCGTCGAGTATCGCGGTGGGTATCGTCGCCGAACCGGCGCTGGCGGCGCTCTTCGAGCCTTTCTTCGCCGGAACGACGCTCGCGACGGTCGGTGCCGGTGCCCTCATCGCGTATCTGATCATCAATCTCGTCCACCTCACCCACGGCGAGCAGACCCCGACCTATCTGGGCGTCGAGCGTTCGCGGATGGTGTGTCGGTACGGCGCGGCACCGCTTCACTGGTTCTACGTCGTCATCTCGCCGCTGATCACGCTCGGTGACTGGGTGGCGAAGTGGACGCTCCGACTGTTCGGCGTCGAGATGACCGGGGCGTGGCTCGAAGCCGAGGAGGACGCCATCGAGTCCCGAGCGCAACTCCGCAATCGACTGAGCTCTCTGCTGGAGCGGGGGGAGATATCCGACGAACGGCACGACGAGGTGGTGGGCGCGCTCGAAGCCGGCACCACCGAAGTCAGAGAGGTGATGGTCGACGAGCGGGACATCGTCTTCCTCTCGACCGAGTCGTCGGTCGAAGAGAACCTCCGACGGATCTCACAGACGCCGCACACTCGCTACCCGCTCATCGGTTCGAGCGTCGAGGAGGTCGAAGGAATCGTCTACATCCCGAGCGTCGTCGACCGGACCGAGGACCTGAAAGCCGGGACGGTGACGTTCGAAGAACTCGCGGCGCCGCCGATGACGGTTTCGGCGGACACGACGATCAGCGACGCTATCGACCGGTTCCAGGCCGAACGGCAGGAACTGGCGGTGGTTCTCTCGGAGGGGGAGGTCGTCGGACTCCTCACGGCGACCGACGCCTTCGAGGCGGTGATGGGAGAACTGGAGGACCCGCTCGACGGACGGGGGGACCCCGACCGGTCCGACCGGGGGCAACCGTCACCCACGTAG
- a CDS encoding Lrp/AsnC family transcriptional regulator, translated as MPTLELDHLDKQILYRLQQDARRTSSNDISETLDVSASTVRNRTRRLEANGILRGYHADVDYEAAGYQLFTLIVCTAPIPERENLAEAAADVPGVVEVLEVMTGEGNVLVQAVGADGDDLSRIGEELDDLGLRVSDEDLIRNTHRRPYARFERADGA; from the coding sequence GTGCCGACTCTGGAACTGGACCATCTCGACAAACAGATACTGTACAGACTGCAGCAGGACGCGCGCCGCACGTCGTCGAACGACATCTCGGAGACGCTCGACGTGTCGGCGAGCACCGTTCGGAACCGAACCCGGCGGCTGGAGGCGAACGGGATACTACGTGGCTACCACGCGGACGTCGACTACGAAGCGGCGGGGTATCAGCTGTTCACGCTCATCGTCTGTACGGCCCCGATCCCCGAGCGTGAGAACCTCGCCGAGGCGGCCGCAGACGTCCCCGGTGTCGTGGAAGTACTGGAGGTGATGACCGGGGAAGGGAACGTCCTGGTTCAGGCGGTCGGGGCCGACGGCGACGACCTGAGCAGAATCGGTGAAGAGTTGGACGACCTGGGGCTTCGCGTCTCGGACGAGGACCTGATTCGGAACACACACCGCCGACCGTACGCTCGATTCGAGCGTGCCGACGGAGCGTAG